The nucleotide sequence TGTACATGGCACAGCTATtccatttttctattttcaaaataacagtGCATATGCATTTACTACTTCTTTCCACTTCAAAAATCAATAGAATATGTATGTACACTTTCGCACACCACACTACATTTCATTATCTACAGACTCCACGTGGAATAGGCCAGCAGAGATAataaacactcacagacacatgtttttttcaaatatgttGTGATGTTTACCTTCTCATCTTCATAAATGATATCTGCGGGGATGCTTTTGTCAATAACCTTGGAGAAGATGGTTGGAGCTGGGGAGCCGTACTTCTTGCTGGCCTCCTCCGCCAGCCTCACCTCGTCGCTTCTGGTGCACAGTGGTCTCTGTGGGTCAGTGAGACACATGACACAGAGACACGAAATAAAAAACTCTGGgctgaaaactgctgctgaaacagcaaaaaacaactTAAGGGGGCCACAATAAACCAAACCTCTTGGTGGCGGGGGGGCACTGCAGATTTCCCACAGCCACCACCAGAGCTGGTAGGACAGGTGTTGTCCAAATGCTCTGCTGCAGgtaaagaaaggaaaatgttcATGAGAATGAGAACAAGACAGTTTATTTTAAGAGCTACCTCAGTTAGACAAACGCGGTGCAAACGGTTGAGGTGAGTCGCTCCGGTCCCGACGAACCGTGCCCGCAAAATCTGACGACAATACATAGCTAGTTAACCAGCTATAGTAGCTTTCCGAGGCATTAAATACagggtttattttatttttaacacacaaCTGCGTGGAACAAAAATActgttcaaaaaacaaaactctgcaCCTCACGAACTACGTCAATGCTGCCTTCATGTACACACCTGTAACATTTATTCGGCCAATCCCGAATCGAGTCTTGAATACGATTTATCCCcgtttagttttctttttcctatcaGTTGTTAGACATTACTTCGTTGCTCATCGTCAACGCATTTTCGGCTGAAAGTTTGCGTTTAGTTTCTCCAAGTCCTATTATCGCCACGATAACGTTTGAACATTTCAAACGTACGACATTTTCGAGTGTCTCCAAACGGAGCATTTTCGTGACTACAGGGGTCGTTCAAGAGCGTCAACGGTTACTGATGCTAACTACGGTGCTAGCAGTAGCTATATAAAAGTAAATcatgtaatgtgaaaataaagtgaaataaaaccaGAATAATTCGTGTAACGTTTATTAGTACCTATATTATTACAAGGGTAGATTAGAGAACTAAAATGCTcttgaatatatttttattgtgacATTTCGTGCAGTAGGGGACGCTGTCATGGGAGACTGCAAGGTCATGTGTCAACGCAACGGAAGAAGTAAAGAAGTAGAGGGAGAAGCTGAAACATGGCGGCCCGCACACGGCTGCCCTTGCTGTTCCCCAAAAACCTGCCTCCGTTCAGACATCAAAAGCTCGTCCACACAGAGGCTGTAGTCAAGGAGCCCCAGTACCCTCCCATCGTTCCCTCTCTCACGGCTAAAAGCAAATCGGCCCAGCGACGGCAGTTTGAGGAGCGGGTGAAAACGATATGTGCCTCCCCGGTGGAGGAGAAGCTGTCCCTTATCACTCGTATCCAGCGGCAGAAGTTCGTGGTTTATCCTCAGACTTTCGCCCGGAACGCAGACAGATGGTACCAACACTTCACCAAGACCGCGTATATCCCGGGCCTGCCCGAGAAATTCAACCTGAATGCAGAGAAGACCACCGGGGAGGAGGGCTCGCCTTCGGCCGCAGCTCAAGTCGCAGTACCGGGGATTGACGATAATGCATTCGCCGACATCCGCTCCATGGTCACCAGTGTGATTTTACAGGAGCAGTGGTACATGAATAAACGTAAACCTTTCTTGTACCGAGAGCAGGAAATGATGGTCGGACCTTTACTTAGAAACCTGGTGACCGGACTTACGTTTAGTTTGGCCAAATACAACCCACTGCTCCTCCGCTCCAGTCTTGGTATGGATGATTAGTGGTTGATGAAAAACTCACATACTTTACTGAAGTTAATATAGTACAGTCTAGAAATATTCTGATATAGGTCTTGCATTCaaaagaatacattttaaattaccACCTGAATACACTAGAGCTGAAGTGATTAGTCGAATGTGAGGTAAACaatcaactattttgataatcgattaagcaaaaatgccacaaaataaCCATGTTCAGCCTCTCGAAAATgaagtttcttttattttattacaattACTGTTTTAgactgacaaaacaagacatttgaagacattacCTTGGACTTTGAGAACTGAgagatggacatttttcattgtttactgACAATTTATCAAGATGGTCCGTTTCAGACTGATATATACTGTACTCTTATTTTCTCTATCAGATATTAATCCCCAAGTGAACTTTTACTggtggagaggacagagaatcATTCCAAAGGGGCACCGAAAAGGCCGGCAAGAGCCAATCAGGTTCCAGATTGACGACCGGCCACACAGTCAGATTAGGATCTCTCAACAGCTGCCACAGGTAGTAATCATTTCCACACCATGGAGTTTGTGTCTTaagaaaacagagcaacaagTTAAAATATCTCATGACAGTGGGTTTTCATACACGACAAACCTACCAGACTGGAGAAAGTCACTGCACACAGCTAAAGGAcacaaattatttaaacaaacagacactgaaatttGTTCTAAACTCACTGATGACTTTCTGTTATTTTGATTTCTCTTAGTTTACCCCACTGGAGGCCTCCTATACAGCTGAAGTTCCAGAGATCACGTATGCTCCCAACCTGATGCCTCTGTTCAGACGACAGTACGACAACAAGATCTTCACAGGTAACACAGCCACAAGAGCTCTGTTGCTCTAGAAACAGAAGAGCATTCACTGAAATGCTTCTAAGATCGATTGTTATCAGTGTCTTGGAGAGTACACCTGAGCTGCACCTCATGACATCCAAGTTGAATTACTCATTAGCCAGTTACCACTTGCTGTCACTAGGAGATGCCAGTACGCAACTTTCAGTGTCCGTCTGGTCAGACACATAGAGACAGACTAGCACAAGGTGATGTTCTAAAACCGCAAGGCTAATCGATTAGTTGAGATAGTAACTTTAATTGTAAcgttaattgataatgaaataaatcattCAGCAGCCCTACTTTTCTGGCTAAGACAATCAGTTCTAGTTGTTTACATAGAAAAGTCTGATTTTGTATTAATCTGAGAGAGGCAATACTGAAAAAGATGTCAGTTCAATGAAAAAGTAGCAATGTATCATCCTGGAACAAAATAACAATGTGATGTCCTTCAGTTTATAGTAAACTCACCCTCTTCACCTCATTAACAGGTTCTAAGCTACCAGACCCTGTATGCTACGGTCACACCCAGTTCCACCTGGTTCCCGACCAATACCGGAGAGACCGGATGGCTcggcagcagcagtctgaccAGGTGGAGGTCTTCCTCAGAGCCAATGGACTTGCCAGCCTCTTTGCCTGGACAGGAGCTCAGGCCATGTACCAGGGTGAGTTATCTACACAGAAAAGACATGTTAGATACATCTTTTACTACAGCACAGTTGATTTTACAGCTTGTCATTAGTCTTTTAAAGTGAACTTTTACTTATCATACCTCCCTTTCACCTCTGCAGGTTTCTGGAGCCACGAGGATGTCACCAGGCCTTTTGTGTCCCAGGCTGTGATCACCGACGGccacttcttctccttcttctgctACCAGCTCAACACAGTGGCCCTCTCCGTGGACACAGATGCCAACAACCCCAGGAAAAACCTCCTCTGGGGCACCGAGAGCATGCAACTGTACGAGAGggtggagaagggagaggtGGTTGGCCTGAACGACAGTGTCATCAAGCTGCTGGTTCAGTTCCTCCTGAACCAGCCATAGACTTCTTCAGGTGTCCGTCCTCTTTTGCGATTCTTTGCCTCTGTCTGCAGATGAAAAATGTGCGTTCTCCAAGGAACTGGAAGATGCAGGAAATGGAAGAGAAAGTGCTCTGACGGAACCAACATGGCCAACATGAGGAAGTTCTGGGttaatctgtgttaaacggGTTCATTTGTTTAACAACTGATCAAAGTACTGAAAAATATACTAAACACACATCCCTGGTTGTTATTATTGTGCAAACTGTAtttatgcaaaaaataaaatcatgcttTACCAAGGGTCTTGTGCATTTATCAGTGCTTactattaacattttaacatttattagcCATCTTATATTACAGTGTGACTCATTTTTAAGAATCACAATAGAGGCAGCAGAACCGAAgatatcatctttttttattccataCTTCTTGTTGAAACCTGTTGCTGACGCTGTAAATCATGAGTGAACTGAGCTTAGGTTTagtaaatttgtgattttttttttcccacaagtTTCGAAAAGGCAAAACTGAAGAAGGGGAGAAGTTACTGAAACAAACACTAATAGTGACTTGTGTAGCTTTAATCTGCTTGTTAACATTCACAGTGGCACACCATCATTAACTAAACACAACTGAAATTATGATTAAGGGAAAATATTACCTTTCTGACTCCTGATACATTAACAtgataaagacacacaaagatcTACATATATGATGATATATCTTGATATACATGTTGTTAAGGTAGTACACAGTATGTAGACACAGTGTTACATAACTAAAAAGTGACAAAGTTATTGCAAGCACAGTTATGAATGGTTAGTTAATGGCTTTTTGAGAGTGTAAGGCACTGCTCACAAAACATAATGCAGGAGATTGCCATCGAAACACAGAAAACGCACTTCCGCTCTGACAGGGAAGTGGTAAAGGTAGAGTGAGGTGTGAAGACGTAGATATGATCTTTGTTTCTTCACAGGAAATGAGCATATACAGTTTTAAACactaaaaaacagaagaggTAAATGCCTTGCTCTTTCAAGCACTGTGACACCACCACTGattcagaataaaaaaaacatatcgtTCCAGTGaaatagagtaaaaaaaaaaaaaaagctgtgagaAAAAGTAATGATTCTAAAGCAGTGGTTATTGCATTTTGTTtggtgaaaatatttttgattataATAGAGGACATTCACAAAATAATTTGTTCAATATTGCTTTTAAGCTctaatattcacatttgaaaatTAGTAAAACAGTGTTAAAGCAGCTTGAATCTGCTGGATTGCAGCCTTCAGAGTCTTTAAACTTTGCGCTGTCTCATTGAAGAACTTTCCTCTGGTCCATTGTTTTCTCCCTGCGTCCTGATGAAGGCATCAAAATTTATATGATTAAAAATCAAACTTCTCAATATATCAGTACCTCAGTCTGATAAGCCACAATTCACAGACTTTTGGTTTTTCGTTTATCTTTGTAGCTCAGCAGCGGACTGTTTGACCTCTTATCTTTTCGGAAGAGTTCTGCAGGACATTGGGACCAAACCCCACTAAGAaactgcatttacatttacaactgCAAACCTAGAACAATTAGTACAAACGTAACAAGAACAATacagtaaaagttaaatattGATGGTAAGAGATGTTTATATTACGTTTCTTTAAGAAAATTCCCACTCTGTTGTTGTCTTGCACCAGTGCGCTgttgaaattaaatgttttgacaCCGTCATGGCTTTGCATTTTAAGTAATGTTTCTTTGCGTTACTTAGGGTTTTCCACTCTCCAATGCGCCATCAGGTTTACAGTTTCAGACATTACTCTGTCACCTGAAATTATGAATCTTTTAATAAATTCTGGTTTCTATAATTCATGAAGTCTGCAGTTGTAAATTTTAACAAGTAGTTTATAACTGGATGTCCTGCAGCTCTTTATCAAAGAGCCAAAAAGGTATGCTGGAAGAGGATTTTCCACCAAGTGGCTACCCAAAAGTTGTGCTTGTTCATGGCTTATAACTAATCTATAAAGCATTAGTAActgatttaatttacatttactttCCAAAGTGACTAAAAATTCACAATACTCCATTAATTGCGTCTTATAAAGCTTTATAAATAGTGCTTAATCATAAAGTGGTGACAAAAACTCTGTAGAGAAGTTAGCAGCAGTCATATATTACTCACAGTGTGTTCGTTTGGTCAGCATTTGTCCCATCTCCTGAGAAGAAGGCAGATCATCTCAAGTTAACATACAATATACTAAAATGCAGTGCATGCTGAAATACACAAAAGTATCTTTTTGTGGTCTGACtacctgctgtgctgtttttggACCTGGACTGACTCTTCTCATAGAGCAGGATGGCAGCCACCAGGATGATCACCTCAACCACGATGGCTATGAAAGGCTTCAGAGGCTCCCAGAGGGTGATGACCttcagcagtggaggaggaaataTTCAGATATTTTGTTCAATATAACGAGtgcaaaaatatgaaaaaaaacctgagtTACAAGtcaaaatcctgcattcaaaaccTTACTagaatagtaataataataatagttacTTTCCACAACTGACCCTGAGCTCCACGTGGCCCATCGTGGTGTTGATGCCGTAATCTGCTTCACAGTAATACAAGCCAGAGTCGGCCTGTGTCAGGTTGTGCACCACCAACTTggctttctcctctttttctttcttctctacCTTAATTTTGTACCGGTGAGAATCTGCATCGACAATCAGCTCCTGCAGGACACAAAGCACACAGTGGTTTATCACTTGTCTTGGCTTTATCAATCCAGTGGGTTAGggcatgtgtgtatttctatgGCATACTTTTTCATCAGGTGGTTGCTGCATCTTTTCTAACATCTTATGATTATAGTATTAAAAGTGTATTGATgagctgcattaaaaaaaatgaataaagaagtTGTGTTTACCCAGTATTTTGCTAATTTTAAATCCCATAATATAACCAAAGCACTGCTGTTTATTCCATTTGAACAGTTAAAAACTACCCAGAGCAAATTGAGATTGCGTTGCTTTAAATATAACCAATGACGTACATCTCACTTAGGACTCACTTTATCTGTCCCATTTGCTCTGTACCAATTCCAGAACATGGGCCTTGGTTCAGTTTCGTTCAGTTTACACAGAATCACCACAGAATCTCCCACATAGCTGACTATCGGCTTATCTCGCACTTCACCCATCTGTGGACCTGTTGGAAAATGGGGAAAAGAGCGACAGGTAATGGTCAGGAACCGGCTCTGGGTGTAAATATTGATATTCATTGTGAATAAGCAGCAGGGACttgattaactgaaaataaGACAACTGCTGGCTGAGAATGTGAAATGTATTGCAGGTATAGTcacaaatacaactcatattaAAAGATGTGACGTGTACCTGCCAagataaaatctatttttgcttcatttccAAACACGCATGAGTAATTTCTGAGGTCTTCTTTACTCACAATCCTGAACCTGTAAAGCAAAAATAGATGAGAGGAAGTGAGACATCTAACTGCCTTTAGATACACCAGTAGGTATTAAAGTGTGGACACTAAATCAGGAAGTACACATGCATGTATTTGAATTCAATCAGACAACAGACCACAAAGTGGATAAGAGCATATACTTATGAAGACCAACaaaaaattaagataaaatTAATAGTACTTTCTGaagctaataaataaaataatgaacacaTGAAGCACTTACTCTCGTTTGAGATTGTACTTGCCATTCTCCAACAGAACCGTGAGAAGGCTGTCCTCGATTTCAACCCCATCTTTTCTCCAGTGACCAGTTACATTTGGTAGTTTGTTCTGATTACCAGTCCAGGTACACTCGAGCACTAGATTGACAGGTTTTGTCAGTTGAACTTTCTGAGTTTGATTTTCACCTGTGGGGAGAGTTGTAGTGGGgtttcaaacacagacacaaggtaaaacacagacacaaggtAAAATCGGACACCTGTTCATTCAGAAAAGTGTATATAATACTGAAACAACACCTTGACCTGAAAAAACACCCTTCTCTACTATAATACTAAGGTTTATAGCCATCTGCTGTAACTATAACTTTACTGAGCAATATTGACACATCAAgctgggatttaaaaaaaaaaaaaaagacacaatatgctgacaaataaaatgttgctgAAGACAATTGGACAATGGATGCTTGAAGACAATTACCGTTATGGATACCACTTCTTACTTCTGTTGGCAGAGGAGGCAGTGGGGCAGGCGTTGGGACAGATGTCTCTGACAGGAGAAGGAATAAATTTATAAACACCCACAAACTTGACATATCGTCATGTAAGCATGATTAAAATGTAACACGTGATGATAATATGTATCATACAACAAgctacattttctttaaaaaaaatgtatactGTGTAGCTAGTTGTTTGGAGTTGGTGTTTACTTGGGTGTTACTAAGTTGTTGGTAGGGAAATATCAGGTGGTTGCTAGGATATTACTGGTCATTGCTAATGTGGTTACTAGGGTGATGGAAGTGGTGTCAGGGTTTTATCAGGTGGTTGCTAGGGCATTTTTGGTGGTTACTAAGGAGTTGCTGTGGGTCTTATATTGATAACTACAGTGTCTGCCTATCTAGAAGTGCTATGAcgagggcaactggacttggtttTTAGATACACAAAAATGCCACTGTTGGTTGTTACATAGTTATTTGAGTGACAGCTAGGGTGTTGCTAGGTGCCTGCTAGGGTGTTCTGAGTGGTTGCTCAGTGGTTACCAAGCTGTTGCTTTAAGGTTTCCATGGTGTCTGTGGTGGTAACTAGGATATTGCTATGGGGTTGTAAGGGATTTATAAAGTGGGGGATTACCAGGGTGTTGTGAAGTTATACTAGGTGGTTGCTACGGTGATTCTGTGTTCTTGatatattgattaaaaaaatccaGCCTCTCCAGCCTGTTTCTCCACACCTGCCTTCCTCTACTCACCAAACAGATGTCCTTAGACTTTCCCAACAGTTTTTCACCCACAAACCTGGTCCCACCTCCCCACTCAGCCCTACAGTCACCTGATCTTTCCCCACCTGTTCCTCATTCCTCATCCCCCCCAATCAATGTAACAGTGCCCTTTCTTTGTTCCTTGTCAGTTCATCTGTTTGTGTTCCCAGTAGCGTTTCCTCGTATGTCTGCAACCTGAGTTCTAGAGACCTGTCACCTCTATCTGCCAACCTGTCTACCAGCTCGCCTGCTTGCTCACTGGTCTGTTATCTGTTATTAAAAGCAGCTTTGCTACTAACCAAACACTGACATAAAGTGGtcaaagaaaaagcacaaaataagATCTCACAATGTCCTCCTGCTGATACAATTTGCAACAGTTTTACTGAAGAGTTTCTTGATGCCTGTGGAAATTAGCCTCCTTACACCGGTTTATTTACACAagcataaataaaaagaaaacaattactCTTGAGATATTCAAGGTATATAGTATAACCCCAGCCAATGTACAGGTAGACATTAAATTCTTATATCTGTTAtcttacagtgatataaaaagcttcttaaatcttttttttctttaacacagTAATAATGATATTTTCTTCTAATCATTGAGTTTTGTACATGAAAGCTGCTAGTTCTTCAATAAGTAATTATTCTTGGTTCTAATGGAGAGTTTTGGCATCCCGTGTTGATATAAATGCTGTCTCAGAAAATTTTTGGggacaaaaaaagggaaaaagatataaaaatagTAAACACTGACTGCTGGCAACTTCAAACCAAAATATGGAGTATCTGATGGTATGGtaatcctcacattttcttctACTCTTCACAAGGTTACAGTGCAtttagtggaaaaaaagaggcagaacaGAGCTTTAGCACAACCACATACAATCAAAATTAAACCCAAATATCATTTACTTGTATTGATGTGTCTGCAGGAGATGAGAAGCAGGAGCATCTGAAAAAAGATCTGCTTCCACGAGGCTGACATGATTATTAtcccctctgtcctctcagcGAGTATTTCTCACCGGGTCCCTCTCTACTCTCTGCTTGCTGCATCGTCTAaccaccccacccctcttccCTCAGCTGCGCAAGTGACGCAGCCATGATATCACCCTGCAGCCTGTGGGTGGCTGACTCCATCCATTATTCAATCAGACAGGGTTTATATCTTGAgcctgtgctgcagtgtgtcctCTCCTGCAGAGCTGTGCATGGACAGGACATGCTGAAATAAGCtttgaagcaaaaaaaaaaaaaagaaaaaaaagaaaagaaaaacaatgttgcTGTGTGTAAGAAATATATCAAATTCATCCCAGCCTGAGTGCTATTATGTTGCTGTTGTGGAGCTCTCTGCAAGGTGCCCTGTCCTGTTATATGAGAGGATCTGGCAGCTGAAGGTCACATGAGCTGCCTGCCCTCATGAAAACAACCAAGAGTGGGAACTAGCTAAATACTGAAGTGTTACAGTATTTGATTAACCTTTTCATGCAATTTTGCTTTTTGAGCATATTCCAAAACTAGAAATTCAGttaaaaaagattttatatAATGTACTCaattacaaaaaatacagaGTCACACATTTACTGAGTAAACTCAGTTAAGTAACTCAGTTAAGAGAGCTTCTCCTTGAATAGGGTCCTTTAGTTCTCTTGCCACCACTGGAAACAACCCCCATGACCAATGTTTATAATAACACTGtcttaaacacaaacatgttaagttaaaacagtaaaatgtacaaCTGATGTtcacacaggcatacacaaTTCTCTCTAG is from Lates calcarifer isolate ASB-BC8 linkage group LG13, TLL_Latcal_v3, whole genome shotgun sequence and encodes:
- the emb gene encoding embigin; protein product: MSASWKQIFFQMLLLLISCRHINTKTSVPTPAPLPPLPTEVRSGIHNGENQTQKVQLTKPVNLVLECTWTGNQNKLPNVTGHWRKDGVEIEDSLLTVLLENGKYNLKREFRIVSKEDLRNYSCVFGNEAKIDFILAGPQMGEVRDKPIVSYVGDSVVILCKLNETEPRPMFWNWYRANGTDKELIVDADSHRYKIKVEKKEKEEKAKLVVHNLTQADSGLYYCEADYGINTTMGHVELRVITLWEPLKPFIAIVVEVIILVAAILLYEKSQSRSKNSTAGDGTNADQTNTLTQGENNGPEESSSMRQRKV
- the hint2 gene encoding histidine triad nucleotide-binding protein 2, mitochondrial isoform X1 translates to MYCRQILRARFVGTGATHLNRLHRVCLTEVALKINCLVLILMNIFLSLPAAEHLDNTCPTSSGGGCGKSAVPPRHQERPLCTRSDEVRLAEEASKKYGSPAPTIFSKVIDKSIPADIIYEDEKCLAFRDISPQAPVHFLVIPRVPIPRISEAKDDDAELLGHLLIVAKNVAKQESLDKGYRVVINDGKHGAQSVYHLHIHVLGGRQMTWPPG
- the mrps30 gene encoding 39S ribosomal protein S30, mitochondrial, which translates into the protein MAARTRLPLLFPKNLPPFRHQKLVHTEAVVKEPQYPPIVPSLTAKSKSAQRRQFEERVKTICASPVEEKLSLITRIQRQKFVVYPQTFARNADRWYQHFTKTAYIPGLPEKFNLNAEKTTGEEGSPSAAAQVAVPGIDDNAFADIRSMVTSVILQEQWYMNKRKPFLYREQEMMVGPLLRNLVTGLTFSLAKYNPLLLRSSLDINPQVNFYWWRGQRIIPKGHRKGRQEPIRFQIDDRPHSQIRISQQLPQFTPLEASYTAEVPEITYAPNLMPLFRRQYDNKIFTGSKLPDPVCYGHTQFHLVPDQYRRDRMARQQQSDQVEVFLRANGLASLFAWTGAQAMYQGFWSHEDVTRPFVSQAVITDGHFFSFFCYQLNTVALSVDTDANNPRKNLLWGTESMQLYERVEKGEVVGLNDSVIKLLVQFLLNQP